One genomic region from Thalassotalea sp. PS06 encodes:
- the ruvC gene encoding crossover junction endodeoxyribonuclease RuvC: MSIILGIDPGSRITGYGIIEKKGRTFNYLGSGCIKTLAAGDDQSKRLQIIFAGVSELIIQYRPDLFAIEQVFMGLNPSGALKLGQARGAAMVAATNNNVPVAEYSARQIKQSVVGTGAADKTQVQHMVASILKLPGTPQADAADALAVAICHGHSYDSLVKMAGQASKTVRGRLR; this comes from the coding sequence TTGAGCATCATCTTAGGCATAGATCCCGGCTCCAGAATTACCGGCTATGGCATCATTGAAAAAAAAGGTCGCACCTTCAACTATCTAGGCAGCGGTTGTATTAAGACGTTGGCGGCGGGGGATGACCAATCAAAGCGCTTGCAGATAATTTTTGCCGGCGTATCAGAACTGATTATTCAATATAGACCGGATTTATTCGCCATTGAGCAAGTGTTTATGGGTCTTAACCCTTCTGGGGCACTTAAGCTTGGACAAGCGCGTGGCGCAGCCATGGTTGCTGCAACCAATAACAATGTACCCGTGGCCGAATATTCAGCCAGACAGATCAAACAATCTGTGGTGGGAACCGGTGCTGCAGATAAGACACAGGTGCAGCATATGGTGGCATCGATATTAAAACTGCCGGGTACGCCACAAGCCGATGCCGCTGACGCATTAGCGGTCGCTATTTGCCATGGCCACAGTTATGATTCCTTGGTGAAAATGGCGGGGCAGGCATCGAAAACCGTTCGTGGCCGTTTACGCTAA
- the ruvA gene encoding Holliday junction branch migration protein RuvA, whose translation MIGRLRGTVVDKQPPEILIECGGVGYEVTLPMTSFYHLPKLDEEAIIYTHFAVREDAQQLYGFANVTERKLFRLLIKVNGVGPKLALAILSNMSSSQFVHCVQIDDVATIVKIPGVGKKTAERLLIEMRDRLKDWGQDIATPNADEFALQSEEVGSTFVSVANEKDDAITALVSLGYKQNQAEKAVSGVHQDGMSSEELIRDALKSML comes from the coding sequence GTGATAGGACGATTAAGAGGAACCGTGGTAGATAAACAACCACCGGAAATTTTAATTGAGTGTGGTGGGGTGGGATACGAAGTCACATTACCCATGACCAGCTTTTACCATTTACCCAAACTCGACGAAGAAGCCATTATCTATACCCACTTTGCGGTACGGGAAGATGCCCAACAATTGTATGGCTTTGCCAATGTTACCGAACGTAAGCTATTCCGCTTGCTTATTAAAGTAAATGGCGTCGGGCCAAAACTGGCTCTGGCCATTCTGTCAAACATGTCATCGTCTCAATTTGTGCACTGTGTACAAATCGACGACGTAGCCACCATTGTAAAAATTCCAGGTGTAGGTAAGAAAACCGCTGAGCGCCTATTGATAGAAATGCGCGACAGACTAAAAGACTGGGGGCAGGATATCGCCACGCCGAACGCCGATGAGTTTGCCTTACAAAGCGAAGAGGTTGGCTCTACGTTTGTTTCCGTTGCTAATGAAAAAGACGATGCGATAACGGCATTGGTATCGTTAGGCTACAAACAGAATCAGGCGGAAAAAGCCGTTTCTGGCGTGCATCAGGATGGCATGAGCTCGGAAGAGTTAATTCGTGATGCATTGAAATCTATGTTATAA
- the ruvB gene encoding Holliday junction branch migration DNA helicase RuvB, whose amino-acid sequence MIEADRLIQPTSTTREEETIDRAIRPKMLADYTGQEHVKEQMEIFIEAAKKRNEPLDHLLIFGPPGLGKTTLANIVANEMGVNIRTTSGPVLEKAGDLAALLTNLEENDVLFIDEIHRLSPVVEEVLYPAMEDYQLDIMIGEGPAARSIKLDLPPFTLIGATTRAGALTSPLRDRFGIVQRLEFYKVEDLTDIIARSAHFLNVELDNEGAIEVARRSRGTPRIGNRLLRRVRDFAEVKNDGTADQEIASKALNMLEVDSEGFDLMDRKLLLAIIDKFMGGPVGLDNVAAAIGEERDTIEDVIEPFLIQQGFLQRTPRGRMVTERAYLHFGLDKPER is encoded by the coding sequence ATGATAGAAGCGGATCGTTTAATACAACCTACTTCCACAACCCGTGAAGAAGAAACCATCGACAGGGCAATACGCCCGAAAATGCTCGCCGATTACACCGGCCAGGAGCATGTAAAAGAGCAGATGGAAATCTTTATTGAGGCGGCAAAAAAACGAAATGAACCGCTGGATCATTTGTTGATTTTTGGGCCTCCAGGCTTGGGTAAAACTACGTTAGCGAATATCGTTGCTAACGAGATGGGCGTCAATATTCGCACGACCTCGGGGCCGGTATTGGAAAAGGCCGGCGATCTCGCGGCGCTGTTAACCAACCTTGAAGAAAATGACGTGTTGTTTATTGATGAAATTCACCGTTTGAGTCCTGTGGTTGAGGAAGTTTTATATCCGGCGATGGAAGATTATCAGCTCGATATCATGATAGGTGAGGGTCCAGCAGCTCGCTCCATTAAGTTAGATTTACCACCCTTTACCTTGATTGGCGCAACAACCCGCGCCGGCGCGTTAACTTCTCCTTTGCGCGATCGTTTCGGTATCGTGCAACGTCTGGAATTTTACAAAGTCGAAGATTTAACCGATATCATTGCCCGCAGTGCTCACTTTTTAAATGTTGAACTGGATAACGAAGGCGCAATTGAAGTTGCTCGTCGCTCGCGTGGCACGCCACGTATTGGTAACCGCTTATTGCGTCGTGTCAGGGATTTCGCTGAAGTTAAAAATGATGGTACCGCAGATCAAGAGATCGCTTCAAAAGCTTTGAATATGTTGGAAGTGGATAGCGAAGGCTTTGATTTAATGGACCGCAAACTGCTGCTAGCCATTATTGATAAATTTATGGGCGGACCGGTTGGTCTGGACAATGTCGCCGCGGCAATTGGTGAAGAGCGCGATACCATTGAAGATGTAATTGAACCATTTTTGATTCAGCAAGGATTTTTACAGCGGACTCCTCGTGGCCGCATGGTTACGGAGAGAGCCTATTTGCACTTTGGCTTGGATAAACCAGAACGGTAA